Sequence from the Longimicrobiaceae bacterium genome:
GGCGCTGCGCCCCACCGTGGAGGGGCTGGCGGCGGGGGCGTCGCCCGAGCTGCGCGACCGGATCGCCGAGCTCTTCGACCTCGTCCGCCTCGGTGTGGAAGAGCCGACAACCTCCTGATCCATGAAGTTCAACTTCAAGGCGGTCCTCGGGATCGCGGTGAGCCTCCTCCTCCTCTGGTGGGCTCTCCGCGATGTTTCTTTTGCGGAGGTAGTGCACCACGTCCGCAACGCGGACCCGGTGCTCTTCCTCCTGGCCGTCGCCGTCGCCACTTCCGGGCTCGCCATCCGCGCGCTCCGCTGGAGGGCGCTCCTGCGCCCGGTGGCGGAGGGGATCCCCTTCCGTCCGCGCTACGCCGCGGTCTCCATCGGCTTCGCCGCCAACAACCTCCTCCCGGCCCGGGTGGGGGAGTTCGCGCGGGCGTACAGCCTGGGCCGCCTGGCCGGGGTGCCCGTCGGCGCCGTGCTCGCGTCGCTCGTCATGGAGCGGGTGCTGGACGGGCTGGTGATCGTGGCGCTCCTCTTCGCCTCCATGTCGGCGGCCTCCTTCCCGGCGATGGTGGAGGTGGGCGGGGTCGATCCGCGGTCGGCCGCGCGCGTCGTAGCCGTGCTGACCGGGGTCCTGGGCGCCCTGCTCTTCGTCCTGGCGCTGGCGCCGGAGCGCTCGGTGGAGGTCGTAGACAGCGTCGCGGAGAGGCTGCTTCCGTCCAGCCTGCGCCGGCCGCTGGTGGACGCGCTCCACTCCTTCCTGGGCGGCCTGGGCGTCCTCCGCGACCCGAAGCTCCTGGCCATCTCGGTGGCCTGGGCGGCGGCGCAGTGGACCTTCCTCGCGCTCTCCTTCTACCTGGCCTTCCTGGCCTTCGGGATCGACGTCCCCTTCGCGGGGGCGGTGTTCCTCCAGTCGCTGGTGAGCCTGGCGGTGGCCGTCCCCTCGTCTCCGGGGTTCTTCGGCCCGTTCGAGGCGGCGTCCAAGCTGGGGCTGGGGCTCTGGGGCGTCCCGCCGGGGCAGGCGGTCTCCTTCGCCATCGGCTTCCACATCGGCGGGTTCATCCCCGTCACCCTGATCGGGCTCTGGTACGTGTGGCGTCTCAACCTGAGCTGGAAGGAGGTGGAGGCTAGCGAGGAGACGGTGGAGGACATCGTGGAGCGCGACGAGGTCACCACGCTCCCGACGCCGCGCGGGCCATGAGCGTCGTGCGCGTGGAGGCCCCGGCCAAGGTGAACCTGCGGCTCCGGGTGCTGGCGCGGGAGGAGTCCGGCTACCATTCGCTGGAGTCGCTGTTCTGCGCCGTCTCGCTGGCGGACACGGTCGAGGTGCGGCCTGGCGGGCCCGGGGTGCGGCTGCGGGTGGCCGGCGGGGTGGACACGGGGCCGCCGGAGCGCAACCTGGTCGTCCGTGCGGCGGAGCGCTTCGGCCGGGAGCTGGGGCGGGAGCCCGCGCTGCAGGTGGCGCTCACCAAGCGGATCCCCTCGGCGGCCGGGCTGGGCGGGGGGAGCTCGGACGCCGCTGCGATGCTGCGCGCCCTGAACGCGCTGCACGGGGAGCCCTTCGGGCGCGCGGAGCTGCTGCAGATGGCGGCGGAGCTGGGGAGCGACGTGCCGTTCTTCCTCTGCGGCTCCACGCTGGCGCTGGGGTGGGGAAGGGGAGAGCGGCTGCTGGCGCTCCCGGCGCTCCCCCCGCGCCCGGTGCTCGTGGCCCACCCCGGCGTGCCGATGCCCACGGGCGAGGCGTTCCGGCGCGTGGCGGAGCGGCGGGCGGGGCGGACGGCCCCGGAGGCGTTCGCCTTCGGGACGGAGCTGCTGGGGGGGTGGGCGGGGGTGTGCGCCCTCGCCGAGAACGACTTCGAGCCGGCGGCGTTCGAGCAGGTGCCGGTGCTCGCGGCGGCGAAGCGGGCCATGCAGGATGCCGGGGCGCTGGTCTGCCTCCTCGCGGGGAGCGGCGCCTCGCTCTTCGGGGTCTTCCCCTCGGCGGACGAGCGGGGGGAGGCGGAGGGGCGGGTGGGGGCGCTCGGGCTGGCGACCTGGACGGCGGAGACGCTGGCTTCGGAGCTGCCGGTGGTGGGTCAGTCCGGCTGCGACGGAGAGTGATGAGCACCTGACGTCACGAGTGCGCCGCCTCGCCCGGGGATGGCGCGCGCTGCATTCCTCCCCCCCGGAGCATTCGGCCGGCTCAGCCCAGGTAAACGATGAGCGTCGCGCCGACCCAGAAGGCCAGGTAGCAGACCATCGCGATCCTGACCAGCTTCAGGTTGCGCCTGCCGTGGCGGATCTGCCACACGCCCATCACGATGCCGAGAACTCCGACTGCCAACACCAAGCCGAGGATGCCGAACGCGAACACCGCGTCCCACGTGCTGCCGGTGAAGCGCGTCCGGGAGAGTGGGTCGTCCGAGCGAGCGATGATGCCGGCCATCACGGCGATCAGGTACGCCATGGGGACCGCGAGAATCAGTCCGAGCACGACGTACAGCACGCCGGCGGCGCGGAGACGCCGGGGCGAGTGAAGGACGAAGCCGCACCGCCCGCAGACGTCCGACCAGATGGGGACGTCCCCGCCACAGCCGCCGCAGTCCTGCCGCATGAACAGGATTTGCATTCGCGCTCCCGCTGAATCCGTCCCCTGGAGGGGGCGCTCGCACCAGGAAAGCTGGCGCCCGCTTCAACATGGGCCTGCGTTCGCGACGGTGCCAGGTTCGTGAGGCGCAGACGGCTTTCCGGCCGACTGCCGGCGCGTTGGGCAGGAGGTGGGGTACGACGTCTGGACGGGTTCCCGGTTCCGGTTGACCCTGCTGGCGGAAACGGCTAAATTTTCCAGTCTGTTCCGGCCTTTCCGGGCCGGCGGCTGCCCCCTGGTGTAATGGCAGCACAGCGGTCTTTGGAACCGTTAGTGGAGGTTCGAATCCTCCGGGGGCAATGGGCCGGAAGCTCTTCTTCGGAAGGGCTTCCGGCCTTTCTTCATGCGCTTCGGCCAGATGCCGAGGCCTTCACGAGTCCTTCGGGATCCGGTACATAACCACCGTGCCCTCCGCGTCCACCTCCAGCACGGTGTTCACCATGTCGAGTGGCGGATCATGCTCGCGGATGGTCAGCAGTGCGGCGGTGAACAGCTCTACCTGGCGCTCCCGCCGCACGTTCGGGAGGATCACTACCATCCCGGGATGCACCTCCTCCCGCTGGAGCATCGGCCGGAAGTCGCTCCAGTTGTTGGTCACGATCGTCAGGTCCTCGGCGAGCACGCGCCGCAGCACCTCCGGGTCCTTCAGGGACGACCACCCGCGGTGGACCACGTGGTACGCGTTGTAGCCGAGGGCGTTGGCGGTCTCCACGAGGCGGGGCGAGAGGTTCTCGTCGATCAGGAACTGGATCACGAATCCCTCTCGCCCGGACGGACCGCCGTGTGGCAGGCCTGGAGTGGACGGCTCACGACGCCTTCCTGACCACGACCCCGTTCTTCCAGGGTGCGCGGCGTGGACGGCCCCGGCGCGGGTACATCCGCGCGTAGAGCAGCGCCGCGTCGAGCGTCTCGGGCGTCAGCGCCGGGTAGTCCTCCAGGAGCTCCTCGCGGCTCGCCCCCTGCTCCGCGAGGTCGCCCAGCATGTGCACCGGGATGCGGGTGCCGCGGACGACGGGCTCGCCGGCGCGCACCTCCGGGTCACTGGTCACGAAGGAGCGTGCCTGCTCGATCCGCTCCAGATTCTGCTCGATGGCCTCGACCTCCGGCCCGATCCGGACCTCCACGGCACCGATGGTGACCACCTCCGGCCTCTGCCTTTCGCGGACACAGTGGCCGAGCTGCTGGCGCAGCTTCCGCTTGCCCTCCGGAGAGAGCAGGCGTCCGACGTCGTTCCGAAGCCGGAGGTAGACGAGGTCCGGGAGCCCCAGCATGCGCTCCCGCTCGTCCTGGCGCCGCTTCGGGAGGAGTTGCACCTCTTCCCGGTCGATGGCCTGGTTGATCGTCTTCTCCGACAGACCTGTCGCGAAGGCGGCCTCCCGCGGGGAGAGGCCGGGAGAGCTGCTTCTGCGCTGATTGTTCGACATAATGCCTCCTCGTTATGAGGACAAATTACTGCGGCGCTGGTCGAGAGTCAATCCAGCGTCAGGTGATTCACCCGATGCTCGACAGAAGGCGAAGAGGCTCCCAAGTATCCACGCGCAGGAGCGCGACCGCCGTCAAGCGCGTCGATGCAGGCGATGCAGGCAGTGCTGGTGGTACTGGTAGAGCGGGCAGTGCAGGCAGTGCAGCCGGATGGATCTACGTCTCGCGTTTGCGTTTCTTACGCGGGCTGGGCGGATCGGCCGGCGGGTCGAGGAGACCGAGCTCAATGAAGGACGCGTAGCCCGACTCACCGATGACGATGCGGTCCATCACCACGATGTCCAGAAGCTCGGCCGCCTCCTGGAGCTGTCGCGTGAGCTGGATGTCATCGTCACTCGGGTTGTGCTCTCCGGGAGGATGGTTGTGGGCGAGCACCAGGCTGGTGGCGTTGTAGAGGAGGGCCGCCTTGAAGGCCTCCCGCGGGCCCACGATGCAGTAGTCGACGGTGCCGGTCGCGACGGTGTGCACACCGATAAAGCGGTTCTGGGTGTCCAGGAAGATCGCCACCATGTGCTCCCGGTCGGAGTCGCCGACATAGGCTCGGAACAGGTCCGCGGCTTCTCTGGGGCTTCTGCAGAGCCGGGTGCGGATGGGTACGGTTCTGTCTCGAACGAGCTGGAGTTTGTAGGCGGGGACGCGGTACAAGGGCTGATTCAGGGGTATTGGCCGGTCTCTTGGCGGAGACGCGAGCCGGTTATCGAGGATGATGCTCTATTATCATCTTCTTCCAATGTTCGGTATCGGGTCATTCTGAATCAGGTGATGAGGGAGGGGTGACCTGGACAGATCGAGTTGCGCTCCAAGTGTGATCCTTCGGCGCGTTTGGCTGCCTTCAAGCCGTGCTTGCCATGCCTTCTGAGCCAACTCGGTGGGCGTAATCGCCGCAATTGCTTGACCAGTTTGCCGGATACTGTTAGCTATAGTCCCCCTCCCGTGCGATCTCTGCGTTGTTCATCTCACGCACTCTCCTACTCGCACATCGGCGAGGCGCTATCCGTTCATAGCTGGTACCGCCCCTTCCCAACCCGGAACCGGAGCCTATGGCCACACACCAGCCCGAGCCAGACCGCTTGCAGCGACACGAAGCGCTTTTCACTGCGCTGATGGCGCTGGAGCGGTGCGAACTCGTCCAGCATGTACGTACCACGCCGAAGACCCAACTTCCTGCTGAGGTCTTGGCTCGTTCGTACCGTGATCTCTGGCTTGCCGGCCGAAACGAGGAGGCGGAGGCTGTCGCCGCCCGCCTCTTCGGCTCCCGCAATGAGGACCCGCCGAGCGGGGTCGGAGATCCGGAGTACATGCGCTGGCTGCTCGTGCACTGCGAGAAGCGCGTGTCGCTGAAGTCCGT
This genomic interval carries:
- a CDS encoding lysylphosphatidylglycerol synthase transmembrane domain-containing protein, producing the protein MKFNFKAVLGIAVSLLLLWWALRDVSFAEVVHHVRNADPVLFLLAVAVATSGLAIRALRWRALLRPVAEGIPFRPRYAAVSIGFAANNLLPARVGEFARAYSLGRLAGVPVGAVLASLVMERVLDGLVIVALLFASMSAASFPAMVEVGGVDPRSAARVVAVLTGVLGALLFVLALAPERSVEVVDSVAERLLPSSLRRPLVDALHSFLGGLGVLRDPKLLAISVAWAAAQWTFLALSFYLAFLAFGIDVPFAGAVFLQSLVSLAVAVPSSPGFFGPFEAASKLGLGLWGVPPGQAVSFAIGFHIGGFIPVTLIGLWYVWRLNLSWKEVEASEETVEDIVERDEVTTLPTPRGP
- the ispE gene encoding 4-(cytidine 5'-diphospho)-2-C-methyl-D-erythritol kinase; protein product: MSVVRVEAPAKVNLRLRVLAREESGYHSLESLFCAVSLADTVEVRPGGPGVRLRVAGGVDTGPPERNLVVRAAERFGRELGREPALQVALTKRIPSAAGLGGGSSDAAAMLRALNALHGEPFGRAELLQMAAELGSDVPFFLCGSTLALGWGRGERLLALPALPPRPVLVAHPGVPMPTGEAFRRVAERRAGRTAPEAFAFGTELLGGWAGVCALAENDFEPAAFEQVPVLAAAKRAMQDAGALVCLLAGSGASLFGVFPSADERGEAEGRVGALGLATWTAETLASELPVVGQSGCDGE
- a CDS encoding DUF5615 family PIN-like protein, translated to MIQFLIDENLSPRLVETANALGYNAYHVVHRGWSSLKDPEVLRRVLAEDLTIVTNNWSDFRPMLQREEVHPGMVVILPNVRRERQVELFTAALLTIREHDPPLDMVNTVLEVDAEGTVVMYRIPKDS
- a CDS encoding DUF433 domain-containing protein; this encodes MSNNQRRSSSPGLSPREAAFATGLSEKTINQAIDREEVQLLPKRRQDERERMLGLPDLVYLRLRNDVGRLLSPEGKRKLRQQLGHCVRERQRPEVVTIGAVEVRIGPEVEAIEQNLERIEQARSFVTSDPEVRAGEPVVRGTRIPVHMLGDLAEQGASREELLEDYPALTPETLDAALLYARMYPRRGRPRRAPWKNGVVVRKAS
- a CDS encoding JAB domain-containing protein → MYRVPAYKLQLVRDRTVPIRTRLCRSPREAADLFRAYVGDSDREHMVAIFLDTQNRFIGVHTVATGTVDYCIVGPREAFKAALLYNATSLVLAHNHPPGEHNPSDDDIQLTRQLQEAAELLDIVVMDRIVIGESGYASFIELGLLDPPADPPSPRKKRKRET